GTGACTTGCGCAGCGACGGGTTCTCGAGCGGCTGGAGGGCGATGCCCAGGTCGGGCACGCCGTCGCGCTTGCCGTCCGACACGTCCTTCAGGAAGTGTTTGATCACGGGCGCGGGCACCATGTAGCCGATGTTCTCGGCCTGGTTCATGACCTGCATGGCGATGCCCACGATCTTGCCGTCGGGGCCGATGACCGGGCCGCCGCTGTTGCCGGGATTGATCGCCGCGTCGATCTGGCCGCGCAGGAAGTAGCCGAACGAGTGCACGTAGCGCTCGACCTCGAGCCGAGACACCACGCCCGAAGTCACGCTCGCGCCGGAGCCGCCCTCGGGGAAGCCGTAGACCGACACGTGCGACTGGATCGCCGGCAGCTCACCCACTTCCAGGGGCTTGGTGCCTTCGAAGAACGCGGGGTCGGCGACCTTCAGCACCGCGAGGTCGACCTCGTGACTCACGAACTCGAGCTCGGCGGTGAAGCGGCGGCTCGAGCCCTCGGTCTGGACCTCGAGCATGCCCGCGTCCTCGACCACGTGGGCGTTGGTGAGAACGCGCTTGCCCGCGATGATCGCGCCCGAGCCGGTCACGGAGTGCGGGCGCATCTTCTGCCACGGCGCCGCGAGGTCGGGGTGATTGTGGATCGCGAACACGTGCACCAGCCCGCTCGGCATGGGGCCCTTGCTGGCTCCCGGGTCGCCGGCGCGGGCGACGCTGGAGACACAGAGGGTGAGGATCGTGAGCAGGAGCATGGCCGTACGACCAACGCGCGAGGCGAGGGGGTTCATCGTGGGGGGGTATCGGCCCGGCGCGAGAAACTCCTGAGTCGCTTCTGGCGGAGGCGTCGCGCCCGTCAGCCGCCGCGCCGAATGACCCGCCCGGGCCGTGCGCCCGTGTGAGCTCCATGGCGGGCCACGCGCGTGCCGTTGACGAACACGGCATGAATCCCGGCGGGCGGATGATTCGGGTCTTCGTAGGTCCCGACGTCGATGATGCCCCTGGGATCGAAGAGGACCAGGTCGGCGAAGGCTCCTTCACGAATCACTCCGCGGTCGGCGAGCCCGAACTTCCTGGCCGGGAGGCCCGTCATGCGGTGCACGGCTTCGGCGAGTGAGAAGAGACCGAGCTCGCGTGCGTAGCGGCCCAGCACGCGCGCGAACGTGCCCCACAGCCGCGGGTGCGGCTTGCCGGGCAGAGTGGGTATGCCGTCCGAGCCGATCATGGTGCTCGGGTGGCGCATCACGGTGCGCACGTCGTCCTCGCTGATCATGTGCGTGACGACGGTGACT
The Myxococcota bacterium genome window above contains:
- a CDS encoding trypsin-like peptidase domain-containing protein, which translates into the protein MNPLASRVGRTAMLLLTILTLCVSSVARAGDPGASKGPMPSGLVHVFAIHNHPDLAAPWQKMRPHSVTGSGAIIAGKRVLTNAHVVEDAGMLEVQTEGSSRRFTAELEFVSHEVDLAVLKVADPAFFEGTKPLEVGELPAIQSHVSVYGFPEGGSGASVTSGVVSRLEVERYVHSFGYFLRGQIDAAINPGNSGGPVIGPDGKIVGIAMQVMNQAENIGYMVPAPVIKHFLKDVSDGKRDGVPDLGIALQPLENPSLRKSLGLDKETGGGLIVLVSHGAAADGVLQVGDVVLAFDGTPIDRECQVPLKDGVRVNAAYIEEGKQVGEPIEVTYLRNGEKKTVKIASTTSPNMLRTREQDGHPRYYVYGGLVFQPLSSQYVRSYRRPPAYPFLYEEEFTTGSHRTLLAPHGQNERDEIVMITGVLSDDVNRGYNWAENSTIYSVDGQVVKNFDSLVKEIESGTDPYVRFVTDSGVLLVLERSAVTASRAGLLARYGLTTDRSNDVPAAPAPAGD